Proteins from a single region of Chryseobacterium sp. W4I1:
- a CDS encoding alpha/beta hydrolase family protein, giving the protein MKNLASIVCVLTVSAHLSAQKVIHQEVFSAKMNKSIKTIIITPDEQQSVTYPSVYILHGYSGNPERTLKQDIPDLIKKAQEYKTIYVLPDGNYNSWYVDSPLVKDSQYQTFIGQELVDFVNKNYPVKMDKKFRGILGWSMGGYGAVNIGTTYNNTFGIVGSSCGALDFNSFGEGYTNYQVDKVLGSAISLNPKFLTDNKVKTMATAEQQYIFDCGTEDTQMVEMNRKFHKKLTDQKIPHLYIESLGIHDPKYWGRSLSEQLTLFDRFFKL; this is encoded by the coding sequence ATGAAAAATTTAGCAAGCATCGTATGTGTATTGACGGTATCTGCACATCTTTCTGCGCAGAAAGTCATTCACCAAGAAGTATTCAGCGCCAAAATGAATAAAAGTATCAAAACCATTATCATCACACCGGATGAGCAACAGAGTGTAACCTATCCATCGGTTTATATTCTGCACGGCTACAGTGGAAATCCTGAACGTACCCTTAAACAGGATATTCCTGATCTGATTAAAAAAGCACAGGAATATAAGACGATTTACGTATTGCCGGACGGAAATTATAATTCGTGGTATGTAGATAGTCCTTTGGTTAAAGATTCACAGTACCAGACTTTTATAGGACAGGAGCTTGTAGATTTTGTCAATAAAAACTATCCTGTAAAAATGGATAAAAAATTCCGTGGTATCCTGGGCTGGAGTATGGGAGGTTATGGTGCTGTCAACATTGGTACGACATACAATAATACATTTGGCATTGTAGGAAGTTCTTGCGGAGCCTTGGATTTCAACTCATTCGGGGAAGGATACACCAATTATCAGGTAGATAAAGTATTAGGATCTGCAATATCATTAAATCCTAAATTTCTTACAGACAATAAAGTGAAGACTATGGCCACAGCAGAACAGCAATACATTTTCGATTGCGGTACAGAAGACACACAAATGGTTGAAATGAACAGAAAATTTCATAAAAAATTAACCGATCAAAAGATTCCACATCTTTATATAGAGTCCTTAGGAATCCATGATCCTAAATACTGGGGCAGATCTTTATCTGAGCAGTTGACTTTATTTGATCGATTTTTTAAGCTATAA
- a CDS encoding taurine catabolism dioxygenase TauD, producing MNSLEILDNDSITAVKLLPRIIEITSHERRMIQDAAVHLQKKYGSYENRDFITHVHQLASYFLPERILHIAADFASDFSKDQYGALVFRGLMDIDQESIGNTPPNWQSADYSKFNIYGFACALIHGALPSKPVQYYSQRKGGGLMHAIIPDEKMRETQTGSGSATDLYVHTEDAFLKHQADFLSFMYIRNEEQVPSTLYSIRSHGAIGENFRPLFERMYKIPKDANLETGMEEEEKLDAVLYGNYELPFMRFDAAEQLFNPSIKQTDDAHGHLTEFWEEARDLIYSGFTPQAGDVILVNNHLCAHGRSAFRAGVRNVDGVEHECQRRIMLRMMSKVSLMEMRAHTLTEDPFFVIEEHLGKNFENI from the coding sequence ATGAATTCACTAGAAATTTTAGATAACGACAGTATTACCGCGGTAAAACTGCTTCCAAGAATCATTGAGATCACCTCTCATGAAAGAAGAATGATACAAGATGCAGCGGTGCATCTTCAGAAAAAATATGGCAGCTATGAGAACAGAGACTTTATTACCCATGTTCATCAATTGGCTTCCTATTTTCTACCGGAAAGAATTTTGCATATAGCGGCTGATTTCGCCAGCGACTTTTCAAAAGATCAGTATGGAGCGCTTGTGTTTAGAGGATTAATGGATATTGATCAGGAAAGTATAGGAAATACTCCGCCGAACTGGCAGTCTGCGGATTATTCTAAATTCAATATCTATGGTTTTGCCTGTGCATTGATTCATGGAGCACTTCCATCAAAACCTGTACAATATTATTCACAGCGAAAAGGTGGCGGATTGATGCATGCGATTATTCCGGATGAAAAAATGAGAGAAACCCAGACCGGGTCGGGATCTGCAACAGATCTTTATGTACATACGGAAGATGCCTTCCTGAAACATCAGGCAGATTTTTTAAGCTTTATGTATATCCGTAATGAAGAACAGGTACCTTCTACCCTATATTCCATCCGTTCTCACGGGGCTATAGGGGAAAATTTCAGACCTCTTTTTGAGCGTATGTACAAAATACCGAAAGATGCCAATTTAGAGACCGGTATGGAGGAAGAAGAGAAACTGGATGCCGTGTTGTACGGTAATTATGAACTGCCTTTTATGAGGTTTGATGCTGCCGAACAGCTATTCAACCCAAGTATTAAACAGACTGACGATGCCCACGGCCATCTGACAGAATTCTGGGAAGAGGCCAGAGATCTGATTTATTCAGGTTTCACGCCACAGGCCGGAGATGTGATATTGGTGAATAACCATTTATGTGCCCATGGAAGATCTGCCTTCAGAGCCGGAGTAAGAAATGTTGATGGTGTAGAACACGAATGTCAAAGAAGAATTATGCTCCGTATGATGAGTAAAGTGAGCCTGATGGAGATGAGAGCACATACGCTTACAGAAGACCCGTTCTTTGTTATTGAAGAACATTTGGGTAAAAATTTTGAAAATATTTAA
- a CDS encoding aspartate aminotransferase family protein, giving the protein MNNNQMPAGEILGASLPHISGNFENIFHSHNYDHYRSAVEETLDLVGTFLHRNDKPFSGIEAKEMKSMVQQIDLDQKLSSYQELLQEVDTIYVKHATAFHLPQYVAHLNCPIVIPALAGEILVSAINSSQDTYDQSAGGTFMERKLIDWTAEQLGYNPETSDGVFTAGGSQSNLMGLVMMRDCFSQKRYNHNIKLDGLPQEAGRFRIFVSDKSHFSNLKNASIMGLGEKCIVKVPTDERFCMDITLLKKYIKREEQMGNIPIGIVATAGTTDFGNVDPLEDIANVAEQYNIWMHVDAAYGCALLLSEKYRHLLNGIERADSVTIDYHKSFFQPISSSAFIVKNKRELRILKHHADYLNPAEMDEEEIPAQINKSIIQSTRRFDALKLWFTLRMMGKEQLSEYTDTVIDLTKDVASMISENPHFELLSDTDLSVLVFRYIRPDIEDLNALNQHIKMKLFYSGEILVASTKVDGNFYLKFTFLNPITTTEDVHQILNTIQSHGEDFDTAN; this is encoded by the coding sequence ATGAACAACAATCAAATGCCCGCCGGAGAGATCCTGGGCGCCTCCTTACCTCACATTTCGGGGAATTTTGAAAATATTTTTCATTCTCACAATTATGACCATTACCGTTCCGCTGTCGAAGAAACTTTAGACCTTGTAGGAACCTTTCTTCACAGAAATGACAAACCCTTCAGTGGAATAGAAGCCAAAGAAATGAAAAGTATGGTACAGCAGATAGACCTGGATCAAAAGCTCTCTTCATACCAGGAGCTTCTTCAGGAAGTAGATACTATATATGTAAAGCATGCCACTGCTTTTCACCTTCCGCAATACGTGGCACACCTTAACTGCCCCATTGTAATTCCGGCTTTAGCAGGAGAAATCCTTGTCAGTGCCATCAATTCATCGCAGGATACCTACGACCAGAGTGCCGGAGGAACCTTTATGGAAAGAAAGCTGATCGACTGGACCGCAGAGCAGTTAGGATACAATCCGGAAACCAGCGACGGTGTTTTCACAGCAGGCGGATCACAGAGCAATCTGATGGGGCTTGTGATGATGCGCGACTGCTTTTCCCAGAAGAGATACAACCATAATATTAAGCTGGATGGCCTTCCACAGGAGGCTGGCAGATTCAGAATTTTTGTTTCTGATAAATCTCACTTCAGCAACTTAAAGAACGCCTCTATCATGGGATTAGGCGAAAAATGTATCGTTAAAGTTCCTACAGACGAAAGATTCTGCATGGACATCACTTTGCTGAAAAAATACATTAAGAGAGAAGAGCAGATGGGAAATATTCCTATCGGAATTGTTGCGACTGCCGGAACTACAGACTTCGGAAATGTAGACCCACTGGAAGATATTGCCAACGTTGCTGAGCAATACAACATCTGGATGCACGTAGACGCGGCTTACGGATGTGCTTTATTATTAAGCGAAAAATACCGTCATCTTCTGAACGGTATAGAAAGAGCGGATTCGGTGACGATAGATTATCATAAATCTTTCTTCCAGCCGATCAGCAGCAGTGCTTTCATCGTTAAAAACAAAAGGGAATTAAGAATCCTGAAACACCATGCAGACTATCTGAATCCTGCGGAAATGGATGAAGAGGAAATTCCTGCACAAATCAACAAATCCATTATCCAGAGTACCCGTAGATTCGATGCTCTGAAACTGTGGTTTACGTTAAGAATGATGGGCAAAGAACAGCTCTCAGAATATACAGATACCGTAATAGACCTTACCAAAGATGTGGCCTCTATGATTAGTGAGAATCCGCATTTCGAACTGCTTTCCGATACAGACCTGAGCGTTCTGGTTTTCCGTTATATCAGACCTGATATTGAAGACCTGAATGCTTTGAACCAGCATATCAAAATGAAACTTTTCTACAGCGGGGAAATTCTTGTGGCAAGCACTAAAGTAGACGGAAATTTCTACCTGAAGTTTACTTTCCTGAACCCGATCACTACGACAGAAGACGTTCACCAAATTTTAAATACAATACAATCGCATGGAGAAGACTTTGATACAGCCAACTAA
- a CDS encoding GNAT family N-acetyltransferase, whose translation MEKTLIQPTKLTEKAQEITIRILLNGMLRELGNGKFYQGVPKYDALTAQALENSSYPLHIRFELKKSDIFLFAPVSYRSESAFHNYGMPLWVVDHNNQKVFEPDVDQLTALVYRELSEQFSEKGLDLFTKRIHSSLRNLEMIMEEGLQDQDALTYSFLESEQQLPVGHNLHPFTKARMGFSREEQLLYGPEFNQGIQLEYFLVHKSCVREHSVLEQPYNEFLKSVVSLPEDLEAKYLNEGEKLSDFYTVPCHPWEATYLLSIEEGAEMIKDRTLIHIGAFGEEFYSTSSIRSMYSPQIPWMPKFSLNVLLTGSIRINTEKDLKRGYASALWRKHTGTAFEKDFNQFKLLLEPVTLGVYHQDKNIESLNLLIRENPFQPEDKILLLARLCQDEPADGQNFIQKFFTDVSEKLGTSPEESVTTWFSKYIHLLIAPLNHLYSQYGMAPEAHQQNLLIQLDDQLLPTTLFVRDAQGYLLRESAREQYAELSKTYPEIEDLFIRDERLLDIISYHVLVSNLSALVASLGKTGWVKERTLINMLHSEFAQVHQEMPSYFTRYALENRHWGTKTNFKAVANEIDGITSAAAISYAKVPNLLHYHYFSDQLIHPKGKEAFFKRYFQKDDVTVTMRPVNLDEDLEMLHEWFNREHAIKIWQMNWPIDELETYYRLMLPGDEAHSYIVMSNGEPTCNIEVYWPCRDIVGDYYDVLPTDYGTHQFIAPTDPKKKYVSPSTQSMVDYVFAQPEVGKMVGEGSVDSLASMMNKAHVGFKVDKVIEMPHKKANLNFCYREWYWEKFPQNKDVEFTVKITEHE comes from the coding sequence ATGGAGAAGACTTTGATACAGCCAACTAAGCTTACGGAAAAAGCACAGGAAATAACGATTAGAATCCTGCTGAACGGAATGCTTCGTGAGCTTGGAAACGGAAAGTTCTATCAGGGCGTTCCGAAATATGATGCGCTTACGGCTCAGGCGCTTGAAAACAGTTCCTATCCGCTTCATATAAGATTTGAATTAAAGAAAAGCGATATCTTTTTATTCGCTCCGGTTTCTTACCGTTCCGAAAGTGCTTTCCACAATTATGGAATGCCTTTATGGGTGGTTGATCATAACAATCAGAAAGTCTTTGAGCCGGATGTTGATCAGCTGACAGCATTGGTCTACCGTGAGCTTTCTGAACAGTTCAGTGAAAAAGGCTTGGATCTATTCACGAAAAGAATTCACAGCAGCTTAAGAAATCTGGAAATGATCATGGAAGAAGGTTTACAGGATCAGGATGCTTTGACGTATTCTTTCCTGGAATCTGAACAACAACTTCCTGTGGGACATAATCTTCACCCTTTCACAAAAGCGAGAATGGGATTCTCCAGAGAAGAGCAGCTTCTTTACGGCCCGGAATTCAATCAAGGAATCCAGCTGGAGTATTTTCTGGTGCACAAAAGCTGTGTCCGGGAACATTCGGTTTTAGAACAGCCTTACAACGAATTTCTGAAGAGCGTTGTTTCATTACCCGAAGATCTTGAAGCGAAGTATCTTAACGAAGGTGAAAAGCTTTCTGATTTCTATACGGTTCCGTGTCATCCTTGGGAAGCTACTTATCTTTTGTCTATCGAAGAAGGAGCGGAAATGATCAAAGACCGTACTTTAATTCATATCGGGGCTTTTGGGGAAGAATTTTATTCAACCTCTTCTATCAGAAGTATGTACAGCCCTCAAATTCCGTGGATGCCTAAGTTTTCTTTAAATGTTCTTTTAACAGGATCGATACGAATCAATACGGAGAAAGATCTAAAAAGAGGCTACGCATCGGCTTTATGGAGAAAACATACTGGAACAGCGTTTGAAAAGGATTTTAATCAGTTCAAACTGCTTTTGGAACCTGTAACATTAGGCGTTTATCATCAGGATAAAAATATTGAAAGCCTTAATCTCCTGATCCGCGAAAACCCGTTCCAGCCGGAAGATAAAATCCTTCTTTTAGCAAGATTATGTCAGGACGAACCTGCAGATGGTCAGAATTTTATCCAAAAGTTCTTTACAGATGTTTCTGAAAAACTGGGAACAAGTCCGGAAGAATCGGTGACCACTTGGTTTTCAAAATATATTCACCTGCTGATTGCTCCTTTAAACCATTTATACAGCCAATACGGCATGGCTCCTGAAGCGCATCAACAGAATCTCCTGATCCAACTGGATGATCAGTTGCTGCCAACAACTCTTTTTGTAAGGGATGCACAGGGATATTTGTTAAGAGAAAGCGCAAGAGAACAGTATGCGGAGCTTTCCAAAACGTATCCTGAGATTGAAGATCTTTTCATCAGGGATGAGCGTCTTTTAGATATTATCTCTTACCATGTTCTGGTGAGTAATCTTTCAGCATTGGTGGCTTCATTAGGAAAGACAGGATGGGTGAAAGAAAGAACACTGATCAATATGCTGCACAGCGAATTTGCACAGGTTCATCAGGAAATGCCTTCATATTTTACGCGTTATGCACTTGAAAACCGTCATTGGGGAACAAAAACCAACTTTAAGGCGGTTGCCAATGAAATTGACGGTATTACAAGTGCCGCAGCGATTTCTTATGCTAAAGTTCCGAATCTTCTTCACTATCATTACTTCTCAGATCAGCTGATTCATCCGAAAGGGAAAGAAGCTTTCTTCAAGCGTTATTTCCAGAAAGATGATGTCACGGTTACGATGAGACCTGTTAATCTTGATGAAGATCTTGAAATGCTTCATGAGTGGTTTAACCGTGAACATGCGATCAAAATCTGGCAGATGAACTGGCCGATTGATGAACTGGAAACCTATTACCGTTTAATGCTGCCGGGTGATGAAGCACACAGCTACATCGTCATGAGCAATGGCGAACCTACATGCAATATTGAGGTTTACTGGCCATGCAGAGATATTGTGGGCGATTACTACGATGTACTGCCTACCGATTACGGAACCCACCAGTTCATTGCACCGACTGATCCGAAGAAGAAATACGTTTCTCCTTCCACACAGTCTATGGTAGATTATGTATTTGCCCAGCCTGAGGTTGGAAAAATGGTAGGCGAGGGTTCGGTAGATTCTCTGGCTTCTATGATGAACAAGGCGCATGTCGGATTCAAAGTAGATAAAGTCATTGAAATGCCTCATAAAAAAGCCAACCTTAATTTCTGCTACAGAGAATGGTATTGGGAAAAATTCCCGCAAAACAAAGATGTAGAATTCACCGTAAAAATCACTGAACATGAATAA
- a CDS encoding lysine N(6)-hydroxylase/L-ornithine N(5)-oxygenase family protein, protein MNNDTIYNVIGIGIGPFNLGLAALSNPISELKTLFLDQRDGFDWHPGLMIDHVTLQTPFLCDCVSMADPTNPLSLLNYLKETNRLYKFFIREDFFIPRKEYNRYCQWVVSQLPQCRFSTQVVDIVYEGGLYLITTVHTKTKETEVFRTERLILGTGTQPHIPSFIPKDDSRILHTSSYLYHKEELLAQGKKIAVIGSGQSAAEVFYDLLQSRDENTRLGWYSRPDRFFPMEYSKLTLELTSPDYVDYFYSRDEAARKSILSKQQAQFKGINYDLINQIYDFIYDLNIDNADPNLTIIPNSQLDRVDNSNPDNLTLEFTQLEQDVPYEQEADYLVVGTGYRYHEPAFLKNIQSRIKRDSTGLFAVNRNYSIDHNGGEIYVLHAEVHTHSYISTDLGMAAYRNSYIINDILGREHYKIEKKIAFQDFDVEKYAAVSTVKI, encoded by the coding sequence ATGAATAACGACACGATATATAACGTGATCGGAATAGGTATTGGCCCTTTTAATTTAGGACTTGCTGCCTTATCGAATCCGATTTCTGAATTAAAAACACTTTTCCTTGACCAGAGAGATGGTTTCGACTGGCATCCGGGATTAATGATTGACCATGTAACACTGCAAACGCCTTTTTTATGCGACTGCGTGTCCATGGCAGATCCTACGAATCCTTTAAGCCTTCTGAACTATCTGAAAGAAACGAACAGGCTGTACAAATTCTTTATCAGGGAAGATTTTTTCATTCCGCGTAAAGAATACAACCGTTACTGTCAATGGGTAGTGAGCCAGCTTCCACAGTGCCGTTTTTCAACGCAGGTGGTTGATATTGTGTATGAAGGCGGACTGTATTTAATTACAACCGTTCACACCAAAACTAAGGAAACAGAGGTTTTCAGAACAGAAAGACTGATCCTGGGAACAGGGACACAGCCACATATTCCTTCGTTTATTCCGAAAGATGATTCGCGTATTCTTCATACAAGCTCTTATCTGTACCACAAGGAAGAACTTTTGGCTCAGGGTAAAAAAATTGCCGTGATCGGTTCAGGGCAAAGTGCTGCAGAGGTTTTCTATGATTTATTGCAAAGCCGTGATGAAAATACCCGATTGGGCTGGTATTCACGTCCGGACCGTTTCTTTCCGATGGAATATTCAAAGCTGACGCTGGAACTGACTTCTCCTGATTATGTAGATTATTTTTACAGCAGGGATGAGGCAGCCAGAAAATCAATATTAAGCAAGCAGCAGGCTCAGTTTAAAGGAATCAATTACGACCTCATCAACCAGATCTATGATTTTATCTACGACCTGAATATTGATAATGCTGATCCAAACCTGACGATCATTCCAAACAGCCAGTTGGATAGAGTAGATAATAGCAATCCGGATAATCTAACTCTTGAGTTCACACAATTGGAGCAGGATGTCCCTTACGAACAGGAAGCTGATTATCTGGTGGTAGGAACAGGATACCGTTATCATGAACCTGCTTTCCTTAAAAATATTCAGTCCAGAATTAAAAGAGATTCCACAGGATTATTTGCGGTCAACAGGAATTATTCCATAGACCATAACGGCGGTGAAATCTATGTGCTTCATGCAGAAGTACACACCCACAGCTACATTTCTACCGATCTTGGAATGGCGGCGTACCGTAATTCCTATATCATCAATGACATTTTGGGAAGAGAACATTATAAAATCGAAAAGAAAATTGCTTTCCAGGATTTTGATGTAGAGAAATACGCTGCGGTATCAACTGTCAAAATATAA
- a CDS encoding IucA/IucC family siderophore biosynthesis protein: MNTNLKNNTISQEIWLQANRDLMAKTIAELMHEERLKPVAVSQDDAGFTVFKLETGIETIAYSFRGQERMMDYWHIDTDSIEKIENGVSTSALNIPQFFLEMQTVFDLDANTLARYTEELLHTLYCDALILSRGVMSSKELASSNYQTVEHQMTGHPWVIVNKSRLGFSPTDLETFAPEAGEDLKVLWLAAHKDRSAFQSLEHINQEGFYRSEIGDELYQSFQQRLIDSGKSPDDYNLIPVHPWQWEHKLKIHFAGDIASGILVLLGEGNDVYSPQQSIRTLFNTDHPEKRYLKTAVSILSTGNIRGLSPKQMKIAPSITDWVKGLIKGDAYLETKGTIFLGEEASIAYLHPQYSAIAGVPYQYNEFLGALWRESASNYLQEDEEMFTMASLLFVDQNGVPLVQAFAEQAGISIRQWITDYLDAYLTPLLHIYYTHSLCVTPHGENIMVVLKNGVPQRIVIKDFVDDIVLTTEAREKLPDHLADGLIQSSNKENVPLSILLGVFDAFFRYLSNVLHTHSSFEEETFWTLVYDCIENYKNHNPHLNERYEKYDLYVPTFKRFYINSLRLKNNGYSENKAFAIPKKDGALPNPLYQIANKNSVATV, translated from the coding sequence ATGAACACCAACTTAAAAAATAATACAATCAGTCAGGAAATCTGGCTACAGGCCAACAGAGACCTTATGGCCAAGACGATTGCAGAATTAATGCATGAAGAACGGTTAAAACCTGTTGCCGTTTCACAGGATGACGCTGGATTTACAGTCTTCAAACTGGAGACCGGGATTGAAACTATCGCATACAGTTTCCGCGGACAGGAAAGGATGATGGATTACTGGCACATTGATACGGACAGTATCGAAAAAATAGAGAATGGAGTTTCAACCTCAGCGCTGAATATTCCCCAGTTTTTCCTTGAAATGCAGACCGTATTCGATTTGGATGCCAATACGCTGGCAAGATATACCGAGGAATTGCTGCATACCTTATATTGTGATGCACTGATCTTATCCAGAGGCGTTATGTCTTCAAAAGAATTGGCATCAAGTAATTATCAGACTGTAGAACATCAGATGACGGGCCATCCTTGGGTGATCGTTAACAAAAGCAGGTTAGGATTTTCTCCTACTGATCTTGAAACGTTTGCTCCGGAAGCGGGAGAGGATTTAAAAGTGTTGTGGCTGGCTGCTCATAAGGACAGATCAGCGTTCCAGTCGTTGGAGCATATAAATCAGGAAGGATTTTACCGTTCTGAAATTGGAGACGAATTGTATCAATCATTTCAACAAAGGCTGATCGATTCCGGAAAGTCTCCTGATGATTATAATTTAATTCCCGTGCATCCATGGCAATGGGAACATAAACTGAAAATTCACTTTGCAGGTGATATCGCATCCGGTATCTTAGTTCTTTTAGGAGAAGGAAATGATGTGTATAGCCCGCAACAGAGCATCAGAACTTTGTTTAATACAGATCATCCTGAAAAAAGATATCTGAAAACCGCTGTTTCTATTTTAAGTACAGGAAATATCAGAGGACTGTCGCCTAAGCAGATGAAAATTGCCCCTTCCATTACAGACTGGGTAAAAGGACTGATCAAAGGCGATGCTTATCTTGAAACCAAAGGAACCATATTCTTAGGAGAAGAAGCTTCTATTGCTTATCTGCACCCTCAATACAGTGCAATTGCCGGTGTTCCTTATCAGTATAACGAATTTCTTGGAGCTTTATGGCGCGAAAGTGCTTCCAATTATTTACAGGAAGACGAAGAAATGTTTACCATGGCTTCCCTGCTTTTTGTAGATCAAAATGGAGTTCCTTTGGTACAGGCTTTTGCAGAACAGGCAGGAATCAGTATCAGGCAGTGGATCACAGATTATCTGGATGCTTATCTTACGCCGTTGCTTCACATTTATTACACCCATTCTCTTTGTGTAACCCCTCACGGAGAAAACATTATGGTCGTATTGAAAAACGGAGTGCCACAGAGAATTGTCATCAAAGATTTTGTGGATGATATTGTCCTGACTACAGAAGCAAGGGAAAAACTTCCTGATCATCTGGCAGACGGACTGATCCAGTCTTCCAACAAGGAAAACGTTCCATTGTCTATTCTCTTGGGTGTTTTTGATGCGTTCTTCAGATATTTATCCAATGTTCTGCATACGCATTCCAGCTTTGAGGAAGAAACCTTCTGGACGCTTGTTTATGACTGTATAGAGAACTACAAAAACCATAATCCTCATCTGAATGAGCGTTATGAAAAATATGACCTGTATGTCCCTACCTTCAAAAGGTTCTACATCAACAGTCTTCGTTTGAAAAACAACGGTTACAGTGAAAATAAAGCATTTGCTATTCCAAAGAAAGACGGTGCACTGCCGAATCCTTTGTATCAGATTGCGAATAAAAACTCTGTAGCGACCGTATGA